A genomic window from Salvia hispanica cultivar TCC Black 2014 chromosome 5, UniMelb_Shisp_WGS_1.0, whole genome shotgun sequence includes:
- the LOC125191177 gene encoding 3-oxoacyl-[acyl-carrier-protein] reductase FabG-like, with product MPAKFQHQLGPWAQLPNKIVLVTGASSGLGLEFCLDLAAAGCRIVAAARRIDRLESLCHQINKVDGLIGRAKVVELDVTADGPIIEAAVEKAWSAFGQVDVLINNAGVRGPKRSSLELSDEDWSNVVKTNLTGSWIVSKHVGSRMRAAGRGGSIINISSNAGLNRVYHSGGVAYSSSKVALNNITKTMALELGEYNIRVNAIAPGLFKSEITEQLMVHKWLQNVAERTIPLRTFGSSDPALTSLVRYLIHDSSAYVSGNVFIVDAGYTLPSFPIFSSL from the exons ATGCCTGCAAAATTCCAACATCAATTGGGGCCATGGGCTCAACTCCCAAACAAAATCGTCCTGGTCACTGGCGCATCCTCCGGCCTCGGTCTCGAATTCTGCCTCGATCTCGCTGCAGCCGGCTGCCGGATCGTTGCAGCTGCTCGAAGAATTGACCGGCTCGAGTCCCTATGCCATCAAATCAACAAAGTGGACGGTTTAATTGGTCGAGCTAAAGTTGTGGAACTCGATGTCACAGCGGACGGTCCGATTATCGAGGCTGCTGTCGAAAAAGCTTGGAGCGCATTCGGGCAAGTCGATGTGTTGATCAACAACGCTGGTGTGAGAG GGCCCAAGAGATCATCACTGGAGCTTTCAGATGAGGATTGGAGCAATGTGGTGAAAACAAACTTAACTGGCTCATGGATCGTTTCCAAGCACGTCGGCTCAAGAATGCGCGCAGCCGGCCGCGGTGGCTCCATAATCAACATATCATCCAATGCCGGCCTAAACCGAGTCTATCACAGCGGTGGCGTGGCCTATAGTTCCTCCAAAGTTGCCCTCAACAACATCACCAAa ACAATGGCGCTAGAATTGGGAGAGTATAATATAAGGGTGAATGCGATCGCACCGGGATTGTTCAAATCGGAGATAACGGAGCAACTAATGGTGCATAAATGGCTGCAAAATGTTGCGGAGAGAACGATTCCGCTTCGAACATTTGGAAGTTCGGATCCAGCACTTACTTCACTTGTTCGTTATTTGATTCATGACTCCTCTGCTTATGTTTCTGGGAATGTCTTCATCGTTGACGCTGGCTACACTCTCCCatcttttcccattttttcttccctctga